From a single Rutidosis leptorrhynchoides isolate AG116_Rl617_1_P2 chromosome 5, CSIRO_AGI_Rlap_v1, whole genome shotgun sequence genomic region:
- the LOC139848711 gene encoding uncharacterized acetyltransferase At3g50280-like, translating to MMMVSHYDPNCSSLTISFLNLSRTTSPSVNLISECLVKPLHDLSPDANKPIIYFTPFELAYLNINYSQKGLLFAKPSPSENLHFSITDFLVKLQHTLSMTLTHFYPLAARLATQKQQSPPSSVIYIDPENIPGVKFVYAKSDANLSDVLNPVEVPLLVHSFFDLNDAINYDGHTLPLLSIQVTELTDGIFIGGSVNHLVADGTSFWHFMATWSEIFRSKDQDGCFISRPPVIKQRVHEGSDPIASIPYTHEDQFIERFKHRTQVKERFFHFSSGSVSRLKEKANIESNMNEISSLQAVCALIWRCVTRARRQGRNSETVCRLLVNNRRKMDPPLPHDYFGNLIGTVMEKVTVEDLLTHDLGWAALKLHEMVKNYDDESVKKWIGSWVENPVVHKMSGQIFSNAVHFGSSPRFDMYGCEFGLGKAVAARSGFVNKGDGKMTLYPGREGGGSMDVEVCLLPECMMDLECDEEFIGALNS from the coding sequence ATGATGATGGTGAGCCATTATGATCCAAATTGTTCCAGTCTAACAATAAGTTTCCTAAATTTATCTCGGACGACTTCCCCGTCGGTAAACCTTATATCGGAATGCTTAGTGAAACCATTACATGATCTTTCACCAGATGCAAACAAACCAATAATCTACTTCACACCCTTTGAGCTCGCTTACCTCAACATCAACTACAGCCAAAAAGGTCTCCTTTTCGCTAAACCATCACCTTCCGAAAATCTACATTTTTCGATAACTGATTTCTTGGTCAAACTTCAGCACACACTGTCTATGACCCTCACACATTTTTATCCACTCGCAGCCCGTTTAGCCACTCAAAAACAACAAAGTCCACCATCTTCTGTTATCTACATAGACCCCGAAAACATCCCCGGTGTCAAATTTGTATACGCCAAATCAGACGCTAATTTATCCGATGTACTTAACCCTGTGGAAGTACCTTTACTTGTTCATTCGTTTTTCGATCTTAATGATGCTATAAACTATGATGGTCATACGTTACCTTTGTTGTCAATTCAGGTAACCGAGCTGACCGATGGAATCTTCATCGGTGGCTCGGTTAACCATTTGGTAGCAGACGGTACGTCTTTTTGGCATTTCATGGCTACTTGGAGTGAAATATTTAGATCCAAAGATCAAGATGGTTGTTTTATATCGCGTCCTCCGGTAATCAAACAAAGGGTCCACGAAGGATCCGACCCGATTGCAAGTATTCCGTATACACATGAAGATCAGTTCATCGAACGTTTCAAACATCGTACACAAGTTAAAGAGAGGTTCTTCCATTTTTCATCGGGTTCGGTTTCAAGACTGAAAGAGAAAGCAAATATTGAATCCAATATGAACGAAATTTCAAGTTTACAAGCAGTGTGCGCACTTATATGGAGGTGCGTTACACGTGCGAGACGACAAGGACGAAACAGTGAAACTGTGTGTAGACTTCTTGTTAATAACAGGCGTAAAATGGACCCACCTTTACCCCATGACTATTTTGGTAATCTAATTGGTACGGTGATGGAAAAAGTGACTGTGGAGGATCTGCTGACTCATGATCTTGGATGGGCAGCTTTGAAATTGCATGAAATGGTTAAAAATTACGATGATGAATCAGTGAAAAAGTGGATCGGGTCATGGGTTGAGAACCCGGTGGTGCATAAAATGAGTGGGCAGATATTTTCAAATGCGGTACATTTTGGGAGTTCGCCAAGGTTTGATATGTATGGGTGTGAATTCGGGTTGGGGAAAGCGGTTGCGGCCCGAAGTGGGTTCGTTAACAAAGGTGACGGGAAGATGACGTTGTATCCGGGTCGAGAAGGAGGTGGGAGCATGGATGTTGAAGTTTGTCTTTTGCCTGAATGTATGATGGATCTTGAATGCGATGAGGAGTTCATAGGTGCTCTTAATAGTTAA
- the LOC139848712 gene encoding uncharacterized protein produces the protein MLRIDPLPTAEEAYAAVRKESAHQSIFGAKSDAPSHSGVATGLVASKSKESDGFGLVSKNQLRSDYSKSSSRDKDHLECTKCGMKRHTKEQCFKVIGYPEWWNNGHKKGKAAVAAATGGNQSANNSGATASGGFGLLAAEQPSSTEGEGMNDRGFFNPKSELLNNFSNVNCVSNKIKSDEWIIDCGATDTMTFDKNDICLKSKPNKDKIKTANGGVIQVKGGGMNEISPTLKLNNCLYVPALSHKLLSVSHVTKELNCTVLLHPTFCILQDLRTGEIIGRGTERDRLNYIEEVIQNGTVMIAHGTPNRQAWLWHRSLGHPSASYLSILFPSLFSSNKTLQCETCILSKSHQNSFKTSNTKTERPFALIHSDVWGPAKNDPNLTLVLKKCVFVGYGVNQKGYICYSPKKRHMFTTMNCDFLETEYFYTTQHTSQGETESNDTVSWLDIPSSEEVNNSTKSQYDPPVSTTSESPPDNTGNTEVSTKSSETDSTNHENQENVSEQETNTGQHESNGPEQQSESQQQSESEQTNQQPEPEQPYMLPPRANRGIPPKRYDPDREALRSRYPMANIAKGNLSKEAKTFTSAIYSEEIPTTVEQALKSKKWKEAMET, from the exons ATGCTTAGAATCGATCCATTACCCACTGCCGAAGAAGCATATGCTGCTGTCCGAAAAGAGAGTGCACACCAAAGCATATTTGGTGCTAAATCTGATGCTCCTTCCCACTCCGGCGTCGCAACCGGACTTGTAGCTTCAAAATCAAAAGAATCTGACGGGTTTGGGCTAGTTTCGAAAAACCAACTCCGGTCAGACTATTCTAAGTCATCATCCCGGGATAAAGATCACCTCGAATGTACCAAGTGTGGTATGAAACGTCATACGAAAGAACAATGCTTCAAGGTGATTGGATACCCAGAGTGGTGGAACAACGGACACAAAAAAGGGAAAGCAGCAGTGGCGGCGGCTACCGGAGGTAACCAATCGGCCAACAACTCCGGCGCCACCGCTAGTGGTGGATTTGGATTACTTGCGGCTGAGCAACCTTCATCGACTGAAGGTGAAGGTATGAATGATCGAGGGTTTTTTAACCCTAAATCAG AACTCTTAAATAATTTTTCTAACGTAAACTGTGTTTCAAATAAAATTAAAAGTGATGAATGGATCATTGATTGTGGTGCAACCGATACCATGAcctttgataaaaatgatatttgCCTAAAATCAAAACCGAACAAAGATAAAATTAAAACTGCTAATGGTGGGGTAATTCAGGTTAAAGGGGGAGGAATGAATGAAATATCACCAACGTTGAAACTAAACAATTGTTTATATGTTCCTGCCCTCTCACACAAATTACTATCTGTTAGCCATGTCACAAAGGAACTTAATTGCACCGTATTATTACACCCGACCTTTTGTATCTTACAGGACCTCAGAACGGGGGAAATAATTGGTCGTGGTACTGAGCGAGATAGGTTAAACTACATTGAAGAGGTGATCCAAAATGGTACTGTTATGATAGCTCATGGGACACCTAACCGACAAGCTTGGCTATGGCATAGAAGTTTAGGTCATCCTTCCGCTAGTTATCTAAGTAttttatttcctagtttattttctTCAAATAAAACGCTTCAgtgcgaaacttgtattttgtcaaAAAGCCATCAGAATTCTTTTAAAACTAGTAATACGAAAACTGAACGTCCTTTTGCCTTGATTCATTCTGATGTTTGGGGGCCAGCAAAG AACGATCCAAACTTGACCCTTGTGCTAAAAAAATGTGTTTTTGTCGGTTATGGGGTCAACCAGAAGGGGTATATTTGTTATAGCCCTAAAAAACGGCACATGTTCACTACCATGAACTGTGATTTTCTTGAGACTGAATACTTCTACACTACCCAACACACGAGTCAGGGGGAGACTGAGTCAAATGACACTGTGAGTTGGCTAGATATACCTTCATCAGAAGAAGTTAATAACAGTACCAAATCTCAGTATGATCCACCCGTCAGTACCACCTCTGAAAGTCCTCCCGATAACACTGGAAATACTGAGGTAAGTACCAAATCTTCTGAAACTGATTCTACTAATCATGAAAATCAAGAGAATGTTTCAGAACAGGAAACCAATACAGGTCAGCATGAATCAAACGGGCCTGAACAACAATCTGAATCTCAACAACAATCTGAATCTGAGCAAACAAACCAACAGCCCGAGCCTGAACAACCATATATGCTACCCCCGAGAGCAAATAGGGGAATTCCTCCAAAACGATATGATCCAGATCGAGAAGCCCTCCGGTCAAGGTACCCAATGGCAAATATTGCTAAAGGAAATCTATCAAAAGAAGCAAAAACTTTCACTTCCGCGATATACTCTGAAGAAATCCCAACAACAGTAGAACAAGCCCTAAAATCAAAGAAATGGAAGGAAGCAATGGAAACATAA